A region from the Symphalangus syndactylus isolate Jambi chromosome 2, NHGRI_mSymSyn1-v2.1_pri, whole genome shotgun sequence genome encodes:
- the KLHL32 gene encoding kelch-like protein 32 isoform X15: MLPLSHPGGVTNTAQYQNRLMVYEPNQNKWISRSPMLQRRVYHSMAAVQRKLYVLGGNDLDYNNDRILVRHIDSYNIDTDQWTRCSFNLLTGQNESGVAVHNGRIYLVGGYSIWTNEPLACIQVLDVSREGKEEVFYGPTLPFASNGIAACFLPAPYFTCPNLQTLQVPHHRIGTI, from the exons GTGGAGTAACTAATACGGCACAATATCAGAACAGGCTAATGGTGTATGAACCTAACCAG aataAGTGGATAAGCCGTAGCCCCATGCTGCAGAGAAGGGTCTACCATTCCATGGCTGCTGTACAAAGGAAGCTTTATGTTCTTGGAGGCAATGACCTAGACTACAATAACGACCGGATCCTTGTGCGCCATATAGATTCTTACAACATAGACACTGACCAGTGGACACGTTGCAGTTTCAACCTGTTGACTG GCCAAAATGAATCTGGAGTTGCTGTCCataatgggagaatatatttagtTGGTGGATATTCAATTTGGACAAATGAGCCTCTGGCTTGTATCCAG GTACTGGATGTAAGCagggaaggcaaagaagaagTATTCTATGGGCCTACACTCCCTTTTGCTTCCAATGGAATAGCGGCATGCTTCCTTCCAGCTCCATATTTTACATGCCCTAACCTTCAAACTCTTCAAGTGCCTCATCACAGGATTGGCACCATCTGA
- the KLHL32 gene encoding kelch-like protein 32 isoform X16 codes for MVYEPNQNKWISRSPMLQRRVYHSMAAVQRKLYVLGGNDLDYNNDRILVRHIDSYNIDTDQWTRCSFNLLTGQNESGVAVHNGRIYLVGGYSIWTNEPLACIQVLDVSREGKEEVFYGPTLPFASNGIAACFLPAPYFTCPNLQTLQVPHHRIGTI; via the exons ATGGTGTATGAACCTAACCAG aataAGTGGATAAGCCGTAGCCCCATGCTGCAGAGAAGGGTCTACCATTCCATGGCTGCTGTACAAAGGAAGCTTTATGTTCTTGGAGGCAATGACCTAGACTACAATAACGACCGGATCCTTGTGCGCCATATAGATTCTTACAACATAGACACTGACCAGTGGACACGTTGCAGTTTCAACCTGTTGACTG GCCAAAATGAATCTGGAGTTGCTGTCCataatgggagaatatatttagtTGGTGGATATTCAATTTGGACAAATGAGCCTCTGGCTTGTATCCAG GTACTGGATGTAAGCagggaaggcaaagaagaagTATTCTATGGGCCTACACTCCCTTTTGCTTCCAATGGAATAGCGGCATGCTTCCTTCCAGCTCCATATTTTACATGCCCTAACCTTCAAACTCTTCAAGTGCCTCATCACAGGATTGGCACCATCTGA